The nucleotide window AATCCGACCCCAAAAGACCAGACTCGAGACCGTCGAACCGCTCGGCAAGCGAGTCCTCGTCCGCAAGGACGAAGACCGCAAGAAAACCAAAGGCGGAATCGCCCTGCCCGACAACATCGAGATTCCCACGATCACCGGGCGCGTGGTAACGGTCTCGCAGATGCTTTCCAATGACAACGATTTTCCGGTCCGACAGTATGACCGGGTGCTGTTTAACCCGAAAAACTCCATTCCCGTGGATTTCGAGCCCGGCAACCAGCTATACGTCGTACCGGTT belongs to Phycisphaerae bacterium and includes:
- a CDS encoding co-chaperone GroES produces the protein MREIRPQKTRLETVEPLGKRVLVRKDEDRKKTKGGIALPDNIEIPTITGRVVTVSQMLSNDNDFPVRQYDRVLFNPKNSIPVDFEPGNQLYVVPVDDIVAVFRDRR